GTGCTCGGCGGTGTACCAGGCGTGCCCATGTGGGGCGTGGCTGACGGGATGGGCGCTGGCCAGGGCGACGACGCATATGGCGGTCCTTGATCTGGCTGGCGCATGGTCTGTCCCCTGGCGACACTCGGGGATAGGTTGTCTGGTCATGCTCCGGTGGCCTGGCCCCTTCTCGTCGGCGCGCCAGGCAAGATGGCCTCGGTCATGGTGGTTGATGCGTAGGGAAGAGCACGAGGGAGAATTGGGGGAAACCATGTCTCGGCTTCGTGTCGTGAGTGGTGAGGACGACGCCTCTAGACGTTGTAATTCTTGTTGAAGGCATCCCTGCAATGCTCCTCTCCTTCTCTCGTGGTCTTTGCTCTGGGGAAACCCATGCTCCCCTCTTGGGACAGACAATGCCGGCGATTTCCTCATCGTTGACCTTCTTGGAGGCATTTTGTCTTGGAGCCGACTCGATTACCGGAGCCATAGCTAACTTGTTCAGCGTTACTCTAGAGTGAGATCTATGGAAGGTGGCTTGAGGCAGAGGACATGGATGTGCAGTGGCGGCGATGGATTTTCTAGCCGGGTCGACAGTCTCTTATAATGAGACATCGATGGCCACGATCCCATCTGTAGGTACGCAGGCAACATCATCGGCCTGCTGCGTCCTGGTACGACGGTTCTCCGCTCACGCGAGTAGGTGATTGCCGAGACGCGATCGATAATCTTGGATCTTCATACCAACACAATGATGAGTTTGTTTTGTTTCCTGATTCTACCGCCACAAACGGGGACGATGTGAGACTGTTGTAGTGTCCTCAATTGGGATTTGATGACGCCGTTTACTTTCCTCTCTCAATCTCCATTGCGAAGTACGATGACGACCTTCGTTGTTCGGAGCAGTTGGTGGCGACCAGCTCTTGTCATGGCATGATTGTCCGCTTGTGCGAGCATGGTCTTTATTTGCGTGGTACCTCACATCAAGACTGTGTTGTGTATGTAGCTGCGAGGACCGCGGGAAGTGGTGATGGCATCACAATTGTTGTCAAGAGATGATTGGTGGTGGTATGATTGCAGCTATGAGCTATAGATTGTTGATAATTGGTTTGATCACTTTGgagttttttttcatttttctttacTCCACCAAGGCATAGCTTCGGTCTTTGTTTTGACTTTGCTAGTTGCTGACATGACTTGTGTGTGTTGGTGTTAGTTATGTACATCCTATAACTGTAGAGGCCGGGTATATGCTCATTGTGTTTGTGTCCCTCCATTTTAAGCTAATAAAATCCACCTTTGTCAAAAAGGCAACCAAAGGATATTCTTTCCGTTTGGTAGCGAGGCATGCAAGAACTTGTTCACAACTTCAAAACCACTAGCAAAGGTTGCAACTCCAGACTTGTTTTCTCCTTCCTTTTACAGAGGGTAACTCCAGACTTGTGCTGGCTTAAGAATggttttatactccctccgttcctaaatatttgtctttctagacatttcaaatgactaccacatatggatgtaagtagacatattttagagtgtagattcactcagtttgctccgtatgtagtcacttgttgaaatgcctagaaagacaagtatttagaaacggagggagtactttgcAGTTGATATATTATGGTAAAAAGCAGATGGAACGATCATCACGGTTACTTGCCGACAAATTCTTCTCGGCACAACAACACAATGAAATTAATCGCACAAACCACCCCCACACACAAGAAAGCACCACAATCTCCACCGTCCTGTGATAACATAACCAGCCAAGCAAGGAATCAACACGCCAGTATATCTATCGGCCGGATGCAGCCCCGCCTTCAGCAACACACCAACGCACACAACAAACAGCAGCATCAGCGAGTCCCATCCCAGAACAATGAAGTTCCTGTTCCAGTTCCCCTGCTGCTCCTGCTTCTGCTAcatcaagaagaagaagagcagcAAATCGAAGGACTGACGACGCGGCCGAGCGTATGCCCGACGAAGCTATTCCACTCTAAAGCATCACTGCACTTGACAGATGTACACCTATGGCTGTGGAAGTAGCTTCTGCTGAACCTTTAGATGTATACTGTGTGGAGTCGTTGCGTACAGCGTGGCGCGCTCTgtttcatcatcgtcatcataaTGTAATGTAAAAAAGTTGGGCCCAAGTGGCTCATTTGCTCTTGTCTTGCTCTGTGGCTTCTGGTTTGTGGATCCCCATCTCCTGCATCTGTTGTTCAACAGGGACGAAGCCGGTCTCCGCGAGGAACCTGCAACGTGCAGAAATCTCAGCTCACTAAGATTGTTCGCCGCAACAGAGTGTAGATCGCGTGTGGAGAGAGGGTAGGAGAGGACAGGGGAGACCTGTTGAGGAGCACGAATAGAACCGCGCCGATGGTTATGAGCAGAAGGACGTGCCCGACGATCACAAAGTCGCTTGAGAAAAAGGCTAGGTAAAGCATCGCGGTGAAGCAGAATGCCAGCAGCAAAAATGTGATCTGGAGCACGACCCACGTGGGAGCCTACACCAACAAGATAAACGTCGGTTAGGACACTTTACAGTTATTTGTGCATTCCATAACCACTTAAAAAAGGGAACAATATTGTGACTAAATCACAGGAATATGTCGTAAAGCATGAGGTCAAATTAAATTTAAGAGTGAACATAATAACGCACATTGCAGTATTTCTTACATTAACACCAGAGGATAAGGCTCCCACCAAGATAGCTTCAGCTGATGATACTTGATTTGGCGATTGTCCTGCCATTCTCACCCAAATTTATAGGCACTGGCACAAATAACAATACGTTATCACCTATATGCTTCTGCGTCAAACAATAATGGTTCTAGATAACACATAAATGTAGAATGATTTGCAACAAGCAGGTATAAAGCTCGATGCTACTGCACATAAACATATGATAACCACAGCACCATGCCAACAATCTGTAACACTAAGCAAGATATACGATGCACTAAGTATATGTTATGTCATGTGAGTTTCCAAAAGATGTGGGAGTGCTACACCTATATCGAAATGCATGTTATTTGCTTAGTGCCAAAAAATATATGCAATAATGCAAGCGTGAAAACATAAATACAGACCCATTTGAACATAAAACCGTAGCAGGCAATACTCTGGGTTATAAGTAACATAAGATCCTGCCAATAACTTCGTCGGGTAAACCAATACTTCGAATGAGCATCCCAAATTATTTACTGTTGACTTTGTCCTAGCTGCGCTTTTTACTTTCTTACCAACCCAGCTTTAAAACAAATATCTCAAATACGCGGTGGTATGCAGGATTACTGAACAAAAACACTAGCTCTAAATAAACGGCAATATGCAACCATACAAAAAGGGGAAACTCATGCACCTTGCCATAACCTTGATGCCACAGGTAAGAAGCTACTCTACGATAAGAATAATATTGCCACCAATTGCAGCTAAGCCTCACACAGAACTCCCTAAAACCCAAAATTTGCTCATCCAGTTTTCACGTACCATATCCCTTATTTTTTGTATCTTTAATGCCACTCTTATCTAAAAGGCTACCATCGCCGGTAACTCCCCAATTTGTATCTTTGCTGTTTAATTACTCCcatcagccccccccccccccccccccccccccgctgggtCTTGTAGGCCGGCTAGCCCGCGGGAGCGGCTGGGCCACGCCGGTGAAGGTTACAAACAGTTTTTTGCACAGGAATGGTCCACCTCGG
The sequence above is a segment of the Aegilops tauschii subsp. strangulata cultivar AL8/78 chromosome 6, Aet v6.0, whole genome shotgun sequence genome. Coding sequences within it:
- the LOC109771115 gene encoding uncharacterized protein, with the translated sequence MAGQSPNQVSSAEAILVGALSSGVNAPTWVVLQITFLLLAFCFTAMLYLAFFSSDFVIVGHVLLLITIGAVLFVLLNRFLAETGFVPVEQQMQEMGIHKPEATEQDKSK